Below is a window of Rhodamnia argentea isolate NSW1041297 chromosome 11, ASM2092103v1, whole genome shotgun sequence DNA.
ATCGCTAGATTTTGAGGATCTTGTCGGAGTTGTCTTGAGGGggtctctgcttcttcttcttcttcttcttcatcttccttgcTTTGTTGTTATGGTCTTGGGTTGATGATTTGACCCTTTTGAAGCTTGTGGAGGAAGTGAAAGGGAATTGATTGCTTGTTTTTTGATGCGTATTATGATGGTAATGAGTCTTTTGACCGCAGAAAGAGATGAGTAGATAAAGCAGTTGGAAAAAAGCAAGTGCAGAGGGTGTAACACAACAAAGAGAGCgttttcgtcttcttcttcttcttcttcttcctttttggttGTTGCTTGTGGTAGTCAATGAGTGAGAGAAACCGGGGGCCTTCTATTTTCTCTCTATCCCCCTCTCTACATATCTGATTTGCGACCTAGATGCAATGTGCCCACAGGGGTACTTGTAGCTGCTGTGATTCTGAAGGGGCTTCGTTGGGTTTCCTGTTCTTGGTTGGGTTTCCTTTGAGAGGGTTTCGAAATGCCTATGTTTCAGCCCTCTAAACGAGAGGGGCTTGCTGGATATGAAGATGGGCATGTTCTAGATCTAGATACTGCGGTCAAAGATGGGGTTTTGGGTGGtttgggcggcggcggcggtggtggagTCCCCGGGGGCGGAGTCGGGGAGAAACTGGATCTGAAGAAAATGATTGAGGAACTCGATTTAACGGAAGTTCCTTCTGTGTTCATTTGCCCGATTTCGCTCGAGCCGATGCAAGACCCTGTGACCCTGTGCACGGGCCAAACCTATGAGAGGTCCAATATCCTCAAATGGTTCAGCTTGGGGCACCTCACTTGTCCCACCACAATGCAAGAGCTGTGGGACGATTCCGTCACTCCGAATAAGACCCTTTACCATCTGATATGCACCTGGTTTTCCCATAAGTACTTGCTCATGAAGAAGAGATCCGAGGATGTGCAGGGTCGCGCGTCAGAGCTAGTGGAGACCTTGAAGAAGGTGAAAGGTCAAGCCAGAGTCCAGGCCCTGAAGGAGCTCAGACAAGTGGTGGCATCTCATGCCACGGCCAGGAAGGCGGTCGTGGACGGAGGTGGCGTGACCGTGGTCTCCGGCCTTTTGGGTCGGTTCACTTCCCACGCGGTGGGGTCCGAAGCAATCGCGATTCTTGTCAACTTGTCTCTTGATTCAGAATCGAGAACGAATCTTATGCAGCCTGCCAAGATCTCATTAGTGGTGGACATGCTAAATGAGGGGTCGATGGAGACGAAGATCAACTGTACCCGATTGATTGAAACGCTGATGGAAGACAAGGATTTTCGATCAGAAATTGTCTCAAGCCATAGTTTGCTGGTGGGTTTGATGAGACTGGTGAAGGATAAGAGACATTCCAACGGAGCTTTACCTGGGCTTAGACTCCTCAGGACCATATGCTTGCACAAGGAAGTGCGGAGCTTGTTTGTGAGCGTTGGGGCTGTGCCCCAATTGGTCGAGATGCTGCCCAATTTGGATTCGGATTGCTTGGAATTAGCTCTTTTCATATTGGAGACACTGTCCTCATTGCCTGAAGGACAATTGGCTCTGAAGGATTGCCGAAGCACGATCCCAAGTATGGTCAGATTGCTAATGAGAATCTCCGAGACGTGTACGCAGTATTCATTGTCGATCTTGTGGGCTGTATGCAACCTTGCTCCCCAAGAATGCTCGTCCGTTGCTGTAGATGCGGGCCTTGCTGCGAAGCTCCTCCTCGTGATCCAGAGCGGGTGCGATCCTGTCTTAAAGCAACGATCATCGGAACTGTTGAAGCTCTGTAGTCTGAATTATTCGGACACGACCTTCATTTCCAAGTGTAAGCTCACGAGAACGATTCAATAACCGGAAGATTGGAAGAAAAATTGTTTCCCGATGTGGCCGCCATGATGAGATTTTCAGGGGCGAGAGGTGTAAAGGGTTGGGCGCGTTCTTCATACTTCGAGTGAACTTCCAAGGCAATTGAGGTTTATTTGGAGGGGAACGAATGGGAACATCGCCTTGTAAATATCCGGGTATCATCCATACCCCACAGTTTGATTCGGTAGATGTTGAAGGTTCATAAAATCTGAAAATCTCATGCCATTGCTTCTTAATAAACCCCAAGTTGCGAAGAGCAGCGGATCCGTGTTCTAGGTTGTAACTAATATGCTGCTTTATTTTCCGGAAGGAAGAAATTGCTTTTCATGGAGGATAGATAAGTATGCTTTTCCTTGGTTGGCTGGGTGGAGGGCTTGGATCTGCAAATGTAGCATGGTCAAGTGGTTGCTCTCATCCTCAGCTTCCTCCTGtcttatatttttgtttttccccttcAGATGTTTATGATGTCTCTCCATTT
It encodes the following:
- the LOC115742129 gene encoding U-box domain-containing protein 30; the encoded protein is MPMFQPSKREGLAGYEDGHVLDLDTAVKDGVLGGLGGGGGGGVPGGGVGEKLDLKKMIEELDLTEVPSVFICPISLEPMQDPVTLCTGQTYERSNILKWFSLGHLTCPTTMQELWDDSVTPNKTLYHLICTWFSHKYLLMKKRSEDVQGRASELVETLKKVKGQARVQALKELRQVVASHATARKAVVDGGGVTVVSGLLGRFTSHAVGSEAIAILVNLSLDSESRTNLMQPAKISLVVDMLNEGSMETKINCTRLIETLMEDKDFRSEIVSSHSLLVGLMRLVKDKRHSNGALPGLRLLRTICLHKEVRSLFVSVGAVPQLVEMLPNLDSDCLELALFILETLSSLPEGQLALKDCRSTIPSMVRLLMRISETCTQYSLSILWAVCNLAPQECSSVAVDAGLAAKLLLVIQSGCDPVLKQRSSELLKLCSLNYSDTTFISKCKLTRTIQ